One window from the genome of Garra rufa chromosome 1, GarRuf1.0, whole genome shotgun sequence encodes:
- the LOC141331011 gene encoding uncharacterized protein translates to MKHTKDTEEQTELIKEEDDNEEIKVEEKNHVHTGEEMFTCEQFGNSFSHSANLNDYMNIHTREKPHACDQCGKMFVWPSVLKKHMRVHTKEKPYSCHLCGKSFSFLQSLKAHEKIHTGVREHMCFECEKTFSSANSLKQHQMIHTGEKPYKCSHCDKRFNQSSHLKTHERIHTGEKPHTCNQCGKSFLLKGYLVGHMRIHTGEKPFTCDQCGKSFRNLSSLKGHMNIHTREKLYTCDQCGKTFLWVSDMKKHQRVHTKERPHSCHFCGKSFSRLQNLNEHLKIHTGVREYMCFDCEKTFSSAKCLKRHERIHSGQKPYVCSHCDKGFSQSGMLKIHERIHTGEKPYHCTECGMCFNNSSALHRHTKNIHRK, encoded by the exons ATGAAGCACACTAAAGATACTGAAGAACAGacag agttgattaaAGAAGAAGATGACAATGAAGAGATAAAAGTTGAGGAGAAAAATCATGTTCATACTGGAGAGGAGATGTTCACTTGTGAACAGTTTGGAAATAGTTTCTCACACTCAGCAAACCTTAATGAttacatgaacatccacactagagagaaaccaCACGCGTGTGATCAATGTGGTAAAATGTTTGTGTGGCCTTCAGTCCTGAAGaaacacatgagagttcatacaaaggagaagccatattcatgtcatttgtgtggaaagagtttttcatttCTACAAAGTTTAAAAGCACATGagaaaatacacactggtgtgagagagcacatgtgctttgagtgtgaaaagactttttcTTCAGCAAACAGTTTAAAACAGCATcagatgattcacactggagagaaaccttataagtgttcacactgcgacaagagattcaatcaGTCATCAcacctgaaaacacatgagaggatccacactggagaaaaacctcacACGTGTAatcagtgcggaaagagtttctTACTAAAAGGATACCTTGTCGGGCAtatgagaattcatactggagagaaaccattcacttgtgatcaatgtggaaagagtttcaggaATTTATCAAGCCTTAAGGgccacatgaacatccacaccagAGAGAAGCtgtacacatgtgatcaatgtggcaaAACATTTCTGTGGGTTTCAGACATGAAGAAACACCAGAGAGTTCATACGAAGGAGAGGCCACATTCGTGTCATTTTTGTGGAAAGAGCTTTTCACGTCTACAAAACTTGAATGAACATCTGAAAATACATACTGGTGTGagagagtacatgtgctttgatTGTGAAAAGACTTTTAGTTCTGCAAAGTGTTTAAAACGGCACGAGAGGATCCACTCTGGACAAAAACCTTATGTGTGTTCACATTGTGACAAGGGATTCAGTCAGTCAGGAATGCTGAAAATACACGAAAggatccacaccggagagaaaccgtatcactgcactgaatgtgggatgtGTTTCAATAATTCATCTGCTCTACACAGGCATACAAAAAACATTCACAGGAAGTAG